One part of the uncultured Fibrobacter sp. genome encodes these proteins:
- a CDS encoding agmatine deiminase family protein produces the protein MTKAIVRYPAEWEDQAATWLAFPHNKKNWYGERGEMIRKFYIELIRTISEFQPVNVLVPKKDFLSTEEKIAVADRPFPASFFTIKTDDIWIRDYGPFFLKKGKETIVSETVFNAWGAKFPPWKNDNQIPERIADIFEYKKGTSVPYIFEGGAIEVNGDGLGITTLDCLTGKNRNDLKDVKKVVKALCKAFGLRDMLVLPHGLHGDHTDGHIDNVARFVAKDRIVMCEATDKRSPNNVILTEAKYLIETWLKSHYGKKAKVDTLPLPPQRKLDDGQILPASYMNFIYANGALIFPKYKSPNDAKAKAYFESVYPDRKVIGLDCRTVIEEGGSLHCMSKHECL, from the coding sequence ATGACGAAAGCAATTGTACGTTATCCTGCTGAATGGGAAGACCAAGCTGCCACATGGCTCGCTTTTCCGCACAATAAAAAGAACTGGTACGGTGAACGCGGTGAAATGATCCGCAAGTTCTATATCGAACTGATTCGCACCATCAGCGAATTTCAGCCCGTGAATGTGCTGGTTCCTAAAAAGGATTTTCTGTCGACGGAAGAAAAAATTGCCGTTGCCGACCGCCCTTTCCCGGCCAGTTTCTTTACCATTAAGACAGACGACATCTGGATTCGCGATTACGGTCCGTTTTTCTTGAAAAAAGGAAAAGAAACGATTGTTTCGGAAACGGTCTTTAATGCCTGGGGCGCAAAATTTCCGCCTTGGAAAAACGACAACCAGATTCCCGAACGCATTGCCGATATTTTCGAATACAAGAAGGGCACGAGTGTTCCCTACATATTCGAAGGCGGCGCCATCGAAGTCAACGGCGACGGCCTCGGCATTACCACGCTGGATTGCCTGACCGGCAAGAACCGCAATGATTTGAAGGACGTCAAGAAGGTGGTCAAGGCCCTTTGCAAGGCCTTTGGCTTGCGCGACATGCTGGTGCTCCCCCACGGACTCCACGGCGACCATACGGATGGCCATATCGATAACGTGGCCCGCTTTGTGGCGAAGGACCGCATCGTGATGTGCGAAGCAACCGACAAGCGTTCCCCGAACAATGTGATTCTGACCGAAGCGAAGTACCTGATTGAAACTTGGCTCAAGAGCCATTATGGCAAGAAGGCCAAGGTTGATACGTTGCCGCTTCCGCCGCAGCGCAAGCTTGACGATGGTCAGATTTTGCCGGCCAGCTACATGAACTTTATTTATGCAAATGGCGCGCTCATTTTCCCGAAGTACAAGTCTCCGAACGACGCGAAGGCCAAGGCTTACTTTGAAAGCGTGTACCCGGACCGCAAGGTTATCGGGCTGGATTGTCGCACTGTGATTGAAGAGGGCGGCAGCCTGCATTGCATGAGCAAGCATGAATGTTTATAG
- the murC gene encoding Mur ligase family protein produces MESYFFIGVAGVGMSAIAQYLVGKGVAISGSDRQFGAAEKPLVMNQLEECGVKCFPQDGSGVVEGLNAVVVSTAIEDTNPDLKRAKELGIPVMHRSEMLAKISKEAKTIAVSGTSGKSTVTAMIYHILQYAGLQPSVMTGAGLVNLQKEGKIGNAVSGKGEWLVVEADESDGTLVRYEPEIGLILNVDKDHKEMSELQEIFLKFSHNILDNGKILIVNDAHPLAKKFSAGREFDFGFENYVGVQGTDFKSVGTSIQFRVRHGAELVKFVVPLPGKHNMENALAATAAALRAGVTLHTCADALATFPGVFRRHQILGTFNGVTLVDDFAHNPAKIAASIKSAQDFTEGRVIAWFQPHGFGPTRFLRNDLVEFISKTLRPKDFDDDRDNDVIFFSQIYYAGGTVTRDISAGDLADDLLLKGCEAIYIEDRDKCAEKMVEVAQPGDTILLMGARDPSLQAFAQSVQKLLEEN; encoded by the coding sequence ATGGAATCTTACTTTTTTATCGGTGTTGCGGGCGTAGGCATGAGTGCCATTGCCCAGTATCTTGTTGGCAAGGGGGTAGCAATTAGCGGTTCAGACCGCCAGTTTGGAGCGGCAGAAAAGCCCCTCGTAATGAATCAACTTGAAGAATGCGGCGTCAAGTGCTTTCCGCAGGACGGCTCCGGTGTTGTAGAAGGCCTGAATGCGGTAGTGGTGAGTACCGCTATCGAAGACACAAACCCGGACCTCAAGCGTGCCAAGGAACTGGGAATCCCGGTGATGCACCGCAGCGAAATGCTGGCAAAGATTTCTAAAGAAGCTAAGACTATTGCCGTTTCAGGCACCAGCGGAAAGTCCACCGTGACCGCCATGATTTATCACATTTTGCAGTATGCAGGCCTCCAGCCCTCCGTAATGACGGGTGCCGGCCTCGTGAACCTGCAGAAAGAAGGCAAAATCGGAAACGCCGTTTCGGGCAAGGGAGAATGGCTCGTGGTCGAAGCAGACGAAAGCGACGGAACGCTGGTGCGCTACGAACCCGAAATCGGCTTGATTTTGAATGTGGATAAGGACCACAAGGAAATGAGCGAACTCCAGGAAATCTTCCTCAAGTTCAGCCACAACATTTTGGACAACGGCAAGATTCTGATCGTAAACGACGCGCATCCGCTCGCTAAGAAATTCAGCGCCGGCCGTGAATTTGACTTCGGCTTTGAAAATTACGTAGGCGTGCAGGGCACGGACTTCAAGTCCGTCGGAACCTCGATTCAGTTCCGTGTGCGCCACGGGGCCGAACTCGTGAAGTTTGTCGTGCCGCTCCCGGGCAAGCACAATATGGAAAACGCCTTGGCCGCAACGGCTGCCGCTCTCCGCGCAGGCGTAACACTGCATACCTGCGCCGACGCCCTTGCCACATTCCCAGGCGTATTCCGCCGTCACCAGATTCTCGGAACCTTCAACGGCGTGACTCTCGTAGACGACTTCGCTCACAATCCGGCGAAGATCGCCGCCAGCATCAAGAGCGCCCAGGACTTTACCGAAGGCCGCGTCATCGCCTGGTTCCAGCCTCACGGCTTTGGCCCCACGCGATTCCTGCGTAACGACCTTGTCGAATTCATCTCGAAAACGCTTCGCCCGAAGGACTTTGACGATGACCGCGACAACGACGTCATCTTCTTCAGCCAGATTTACTACGCTGGCGGCACCGTCACCCGCGACATCAGCGCCGGTGACCTTGCCGACGATTTGTTGCTGAAGGGCTGCGAAGCCATCTACATCGAAGATCGCGACAAGTGCGCCGAGAAAATGGTCGAAGTCGCCCAGCCCGGCGACACCATCCTCTTGATGGGTGCCCGCGACCCGAGCCTCCAAGCCTTCGCGCAGTCCGTGCAGAAACTGCTTGAAGAAAATTAG
- a CDS encoding FISUMP domain-containing protein — MKNVIAYSLFGVLLILAACGGDSSTPSDPAINSGAESEISSSSEQMASFSSSSRKDNAYSSFQGNGTSSFASTDESSSSENSKGGKSSSSWIPTVLPPGKYDCSVYNCVTTDYLNPELTYGELLDERDNQVYRTIKIGDQWWMAQNLNYDYNEGNGKSFCYDNDPENCAKYGRLYTWEAAIDSAGLFNKNCKNGICIVHPYRGVCPEGWFLPIGEDIEQFMHFNIMGILAKGFELWSEALDSYGFSAVPSGGFYDDEYFGLGQIATLWSASRYRLEFGYGGSYDYISSNEHPAYSVRCYQDSSIVYAKQCKNELEDKCEYGTLTDSRDGKTYKTVVIANQTVMAENLKFEYRLENEETMFCGVDSLDECEKNGPFYTWTAAVDSAGLFSDDCKDCGQKGVYPKQKVRGICPEGWHIPNKTEWTTLYKSMGSLQTLAFASDYNKRCDVSDAYGFSVVPAGIYLYQYYNEAHSYYNNGNAAFWLSSNLDGTPYSWQYYKNEAKAEEERSFNGLSVRCFKDVEP; from the coding sequence ATGAAGAACGTCATAGCGTATTCCTTATTTGGTGTTTTATTGATTCTTGCTGCTTGCGGTGGTGATTCATCGACTCCTTCTGATCCAGCAATCAATTCTGGAGCGGAAAGCGAAATTTCTAGTAGCAGCGAACAGATGGCATCGTTCTCTTCGTCATCTCGTAAGGACAATGCATATTCCAGTTTTCAAGGAAACGGAACATCGTCTTTCGCTTCAACAGATGAATCTTCTTCGAGTGAAAACAGTAAAGGTGGAAAATCTTCGAGTTCTTGGATTCCCACAGTACTCCCTCCAGGAAAATATGATTGTTCCGTTTATAATTGCGTGACTACGGATTACTTAAATCCGGAATTAACATATGGGGAACTTTTGGATGAAAGAGATAACCAAGTTTATCGGACTATTAAGATTGGTGACCAATGGTGGATGGCTCAAAATCTGAATTACGATTATAATGAAGGAAATGGAAAAAGCTTTTGCTATGACAATGATCCAGAAAATTGCGCCAAGTATGGTCGTCTCTACACTTGGGAAGCTGCAATAGATAGTGCCGGATTATTTAACAAGAACTGCAAGAACGGTATTTGTATTGTACACCCGTATCGAGGCGTCTGCCCGGAAGGCTGGTTTTTGCCAATAGGTGAAGATATAGAACAATTTATGCATTTTAATATCATGGGTATTCTTGCGAAGGGTTTTGAACTTTGGTCAGAAGCTTTGGATTCCTATGGTTTTTCTGCGGTCCCATCTGGAGGATTTTATGATGATGAGTATTTTGGTTTGGGTCAAATAGCTACTCTGTGGTCTGCTTCTCGTTACAGGCTAGAATTTGGTTATGGTGGTAGCTATGACTATATTTCTTCGAATGAACATCCTGCTTATTCTGTTCGTTGTTATCAGGATAGCTCCATTGTGTATGCAAAACAATGTAAAAATGAATTGGAAGATAAATGTGAATATGGAACATTGACCGACAGCCGTGATGGAAAGACTTATAAGACTGTTGTAATTGCAAATCAGACTGTGATGGCAGAGAATTTGAAATTTGAATATAGATTAGAAAATGAAGAGACAATGTTTTGTGGAGTGGATTCCTTAGACGAATGCGAAAAAAATGGTCCTTTTTATACTTGGACTGCAGCAGTCGATTCAGCCGGTCTCTTTAGTGATGATTGCAAGGATTGTGGGCAAAAAGGGGTTTATCCCAAGCAAAAAGTTCGAGGTATCTGTCCGGAAGGTTGGCATATCCCCAATAAAACAGAGTGGACGACGCTTTACAAGTCTATGGGATCGCTACAAACACTTGCTTTTGCGAGCGATTATAACAAAAGGTGTGATGTAAGTGATGCTTATGGTTTTTCTGTTGTGCCGGCAGGCATATATTTATATCAATATTACAACGAAGCTCATAGTTATTACAATAACGGTAATGCGGCATTTTGGCTTTCTTCGAATTTAGACGGTACTCCTTATTCATGGCAATATTATAAAAACGAAGCGAAAGCTGAAGAAGAAAGGTCGTTTAACGGATTATCGGTTCGCTGTTTTAAGGATGTAGAGCCTTGA
- a CDS encoding methylated-DNA--[protein]-cysteine S-methyltransferase encodes MNFSDSRFTTIAHRNLWGEWTFVFEKSKLCSLRYTGEGVPSSVQACAYAEPDVVQTLSSTVARAYRKAVQQLNLYLAGKLQEFSIPLKIYGTDFQQKVWDAITQIPYGETRTYQQVAEAVGEPRATRAVGAALRANPLQIILPCHRVVGKGGSLVGYALGLDLKRRLLVIEGAIPQELLLE; translated from the coding sequence ATGAACTTCTCGGATTCAAGATTCACGACGATAGCGCACCGCAACTTATGGGGCGAATGGACGTTCGTGTTCGAAAAATCCAAGCTGTGTAGCCTGCGCTATACGGGAGAAGGCGTTCCGAGTTCGGTTCAGGCCTGCGCCTACGCCGAGCCGGATGTGGTTCAGACTTTATCTTCGACGGTGGCCCGCGCCTACCGCAAGGCCGTACAGCAGTTGAACCTGTACCTGGCCGGAAAGCTCCAGGAATTTTCAATTCCACTTAAAATCTACGGCACCGATTTTCAGCAAAAAGTCTGGGATGCCATCACCCAGATTCCTTACGGAGAAACACGCACCTACCAGCAGGTGGCCGAAGCGGTTGGAGAGCCCCGCGCCACACGTGCCGTGGGCGCCGCCCTCCGCGCGAACCCATTACAGATTATACTCCCCTGCCATCGCGTGGTGGGCAAGGGCGGAAGCCTGGTCGGCTACGCCCTGGGGCTCGACCTCAAGCGGCGTCTCCTCGTTATCGAAGGCGCAATCCCGCAGGAACTGCTGCTAGAATAA
- a CDS encoding TrpB-like pyridoxal phosphate-dependent enzyme, producing MRNSLKIEGQVKTYLKEDELPKAWYNVRADMKKKPAPLLNPGTGKPVTFEDLQPVFCDELIKQELDNDTPYIEIPEDIRTFYKMYRPSPLVRAYFLEQALGTPAHIYYKFEGNNTSGSHKLNSAIAQAYYAKKQGLKGVTTETGAGQWGTALSMSSAFFGLDCQVYMVKVSYEQKPFRREVMRTYGASVTPSPSMNTEIGKKINAEFPGTTGSLGCAISEAVEAAVKQPGYRYVLGSVLNQVLLHQSVIGLETKAALDKLGVKADLIIGCAGGGSNLGGLVSPFIGEKLRGEADYDILAVEPASCPSFTRGKYAYDFCDTGKVCPLAKMYTLGSSFIPSANHAGGLRYHGMSSILSELYDQGLMRATSVEQTKVFEAAKLFAQTEGILPAPESSHAIRATIDEALKCKESGQAKNIVFGLTGTGYFDMVAYQKFNDGEMSDYIPTDEDIAKSLAQLPKVNG from the coding sequence ATGAGAAACTCGCTCAAGATCGAAGGTCAGGTCAAGACTTACCTTAAAGAAGATGAACTCCCGAAGGCATGGTACAACGTCCGTGCCGACATGAAGAAGAAGCCCGCTCCTCTCCTGAACCCGGGTACCGGCAAGCCGGTGACGTTCGAAGACCTTCAGCCGGTTTTCTGCGACGAACTCATCAAGCAGGAACTCGATAACGATACTCCGTACATCGAAATTCCGGAAGACATCCGCACGTTCTACAAGATGTACCGTCCGTCTCCGCTCGTTCGCGCCTACTTCCTCGAACAGGCTCTCGGCACTCCGGCCCACATCTACTACAAGTTCGAAGGCAACAACACTTCGGGTTCTCACAAGCTCAACTCCGCTATTGCTCAGGCCTACTACGCCAAGAAGCAGGGCCTCAAGGGCGTGACGACCGAAACGGGTGCAGGCCAGTGGGGCACCGCCCTTTCCATGTCCAGCGCCTTCTTCGGACTGGACTGCCAGGTTTACATGGTGAAGGTTTCTTACGAACAGAAGCCGTTCCGCCGCGAAGTCATGCGCACCTACGGTGCCTCTGTGACTCCGTCTCCTTCCATGAACACCGAAATCGGTAAGAAGATCAATGCCGAATTCCCGGGCACCACCGGAAGCCTCGGTTGCGCTATTTCTGAAGCTGTGGAAGCCGCTGTGAAGCAGCCGGGTTACCGCTACGTTCTCGGTTCCGTGCTGAACCAGGTGCTCCTCCACCAGTCTGTCATCGGTCTCGAAACCAAGGCCGCTCTTGACAAGCTCGGCGTGAAGGCCGACCTCATCATCGGTTGCGCTGGCGGTGGTTCTAACCTCGGTGGTCTCGTGAGCCCGTTCATCGGTGAAAAGCTACGTGGCGAAGCCGATTACGATATTCTCGCTGTGGAACCGGCTAGCTGCCCGAGCTTCACTCGCGGCAAGTACGCCTATGACTTCTGCGATACCGGTAAGGTTTGCCCGTTGGCCAAGATGTACACTCTCGGCTCCAGCTTCATCCCGTCTGCCAACCACGCTGGTGGCCTGCGCTACCACGGCATGAGCAGCATCCTCTCTGAACTCTACGATCAGGGCCTGATGCGTGCAACGTCTGTGGAACAGACCAAGGTGTTCGAAGCCGCCAAGCTCTTCGCCCAGACCGAAGGTATCCTCCCGGCTCCGGAATCCAGCCACGCTATCCGCGCCACCATCGACGAAGCCCTCAAGTGCAAGGAATCTGGCCAGGCCAAGAACATCGTGTTCGGCCTCACCGGTACGGGTTACTTCGACATGGTTGCTTACCAGAAGTTCAACGACGGCGAAATGAGCGACTACATCCCGACGGATGAAGACATCGCCAAGAGCCTCGCCCAGCTTCCGAAGGTAAACGGCTAA
- a CDS encoding sialate O-acetylesterase, which translates to MFGKSLLFTMALGALGLNAFAQDPNLHIYLAYGQSNMSGQATITDTDKQTNPRFQVLRAGNHSGQTVGQFYPAAPPMGHSGSKVGIVDFFGRKMIKELPDSITVAVANVAIGGQSIDLFDKDRNAAYVQNAKNKNDTWWIQYLNEYGGDVHKRIVEMGKIAKQKGVIKGFLFHQGEADYQMKDWPERVKKVYDQFIEELELDPEKTPILLGELAPTGDLGWRNDAVKEAADLIPNGYVISAEGCPAIKEPNYTLHFTRDGYQTLGERYAEKMLELLKAQEVAPDTSAKDTVKTDTTQQDSSKVDSVKTDSTAQDSTIAIRSLPRLQAVESEQPKLYYDKKEQALFVRIKKNGREMRYRVTGSKN; encoded by the coding sequence ATGTTTGGTAAGTCCCTACTTTTTACCATGGCGTTGGGCGCTTTGGGCTTAAACGCTTTTGCGCAGGATCCCAACCTGCATATCTACCTTGCTTACGGGCAGTCAAATATGTCTGGGCAAGCCACAATCACCGATACCGACAAGCAGACGAATCCGCGTTTTCAAGTTCTGCGTGCAGGAAACCATTCCGGGCAAACTGTAGGGCAGTTCTACCCGGCGGCACCCCCGATGGGGCATAGCGGTTCCAAGGTCGGCATTGTCGATTTCTTTGGTCGCAAGATGATCAAGGAATTGCCGGATAGCATTACTGTGGCTGTCGCGAACGTGGCGATTGGCGGCCAGAGCATTGACTTGTTTGACAAGGATCGCAATGCGGCTTACGTGCAGAACGCCAAGAACAAGAACGATACTTGGTGGATTCAGTATCTGAATGAATACGGTGGCGATGTGCACAAGCGCATTGTCGAAATGGGTAAAATTGCAAAGCAAAAGGGCGTCATCAAGGGATTCCTTTTCCATCAGGGTGAAGCGGATTACCAGATGAAGGACTGGCCGGAACGCGTCAAGAAGGTTTATGACCAGTTCATTGAAGAACTGGAACTCGACCCGGAAAAAACTCCGATTTTGCTTGGGGAGCTTGCGCCTACGGGTGATTTGGGCTGGCGTAACGATGCCGTGAAAGAAGCGGCGGACTTGATTCCGAACGGCTATGTGATTTCCGCCGAAGGTTGCCCGGCCATCAAGGAACCGAACTACACGTTGCACTTTACGCGTGATGGTTACCAGACTTTGGGGGAACGCTACGCCGAAAAAATGCTTGAACTTCTGAAGGCTCAAGAAGTCGCTCCCGATACGTCCGCAAAAGATACCGTGAAGACGGACACCACACAACAAGATTCTTCAAAAGTTGATTCGGTCAAGACGGATTCGACGGCGCAAGACAGTACGATTGCAATCCGTAGCTTGCCGCGCCTGCAGGCCGTAGAATCGGAACAGCCGAAACTCTATTACGACAAAAAGGAACAGGCTCTATTCGTTCGTATCAAGAAGAACGGGCGAGAGATGCGCTACCGCGTCACTGGCAGCAAGAACTAA
- a CDS encoding sialate O-acetylesterase translates to MLKIVLIALALLSAASLAQDPNLHIYLAYGQSNMQGVAPYIDADFETNPRFLVLRAADFSDQKVGEFYLAKPPMGNSQSMIGISDFFGRKMIKELPDSITIAIANVAIGGQSIDLFDKDRSSAYLEKMRSHGTTWWWIPLLNEYGGDVYKRLVEVGKIAKEKGVIKGFLFHQGEADYNVPDWPKRVKKVYYDLIYDLNLDPKRTPILIGELAPEGDFGWRNLAVKDAADRIPNGHLISAEGCSVLTETDPVDHTVYKLHYTREGYEILGTRYAEKMLDLMKQEVIADSIDELYRKGIKKPRLFFDPEKHEILIRFKKHGEDFTYHISGQKEPD, encoded by the coding sequence TTATCTCGCATATGGACAATCCAATATGCAGGGGGTTGCTCCATACATCGATGCTGATTTTGAAACAAATCCCCGTTTTTTGGTACTTCGCGCCGCTGATTTTTCGGATCAGAAGGTTGGCGAATTTTACCTAGCAAAGCCTCCCATGGGAAATAGCCAATCTATGATTGGAATTTCTGATTTCTTTGGTCGCAAGATGATCAAGGAACTTCCGGATTCTATTACCATAGCCATTGCAAATGTCGCTATTGGCGGGCAAAGTATTGACTTGTTCGACAAAGACCGCAGCTCGGCCTATCTAGAGAAAATGAGAAGCCACGGAACCACTTGGTGGTGGATTCCGCTTTTGAACGAATATGGGGGCGATGTATACAAGCGTCTTGTCGAAGTTGGTAAAATCGCAAAAGAGAAAGGCGTTATCAAGGGGTTCCTTTTTCACCAGGGCGAAGCGGATTACAACGTGCCTGATTGGCCTAAACGGGTAAAAAAGGTTTATTACGACCTCATTTATGATTTGAATCTTGATCCTAAAAGGACTCCCATTTTGATTGGCGAGCTTGCTCCTGAAGGTGATTTCGGTTGGCGTAATCTGGCCGTCAAGGATGCGGCTGACCGTATTCCGAATGGACATTTGATTTCTGCTGAGGGGTGCTCCGTGCTTACAGAAACGGACCCCGTAGACCATACGGTGTATAAGCTACATTATACCCGAGAAGGGTACGAAATTCTTGGAACGCGTTACGCCGAAAAGATGTTGGACCTGATGAAACAAGAGGTCATAGCCGATTCAATCGACGAATTGTACCGCAAGGGAATAAAGAAACCGCGTCTATTTTTTGATCCGGAAAAGCATGAAATCCTTATCCGGTTCAAAAAACATGGTGAAGACTTTACCTACCATATTTCAGGGCAAAAAGAACCCGACTAA